A part of Acropora palmata chromosome 8, jaAcrPala1.3, whole genome shotgun sequence genomic DNA contains:
- the LOC141890626 gene encoding uncharacterized protein LOC141890626, with the protein MENQPGKHAQNHSKLTDKYFAGRGRALKEFSKRTRKAEEVEKRKHIQQLILSGKIPFDKQELEKQRNNGVNGMCGLTSISSSSQLQQFEDNESDNFVDSTCKKTSLKVPIGSKNNFNDHLHTDGISINNLENHLHQFKLDERVTTFAHNRIPPRFRNNHKARNFKMQSNKPLEKQDKFDQTNSKHKVENQAPNGARETRSQKPSSLQPFTQEKRNNYYSSTNSDFWKDWEDSVVIHGSIDEEYLEDIVLVDDNDNLDDVMVQQYVHSLPEEQMGAAKSQTPQTSKVTPSLIQGLGNLKSTVNADAYQHPPGTAPNPPKGPDRWGGNEIKNINEATGWGDLAEDNGNWYDDGTSALWGDPTLPYRASGGWSWNS; encoded by the exons ATGGAGAACCAACCAGGAAAA catgcACAAAATCATTCAAAATTAACTGACAAATATTTTGCTGGAAGAGGAAGAGCCCTCAAGGAATTTTCCAAGAGAACCCGGAAAGCAGAG GAAgttgaaaagagaaaacacaTACAGCAGTTAATACTGAGTGGAAAAATTCCATTTGACAAG CAAGAGCTTGAAAAACAGCGGAATAATGGTGTTAATGGAATGTGTGGATTAACCTCTATTTCATCTTCAAGCCAATTGCAGCAGTTTGAGGATAATGAAAGTGACAACTTTGTGGATTCAACCTGtaaaaaaacaagtttaaaGGTTCCTATTGGAAGCAAGAATAATTTCAATGATCACTTGCACACTGATGGAATCAGTATTAATAACTTAGAAAACCATCTGCATCAATTTAAACTTGATGAGAGGGTCACAACTTTTGCTCACAATAGAATACCTCCAAGGTTTCGAAATAACCATAAGGCCAGGAACTTCAAAATGCAATCAAATAAGCCTTTGGAAAAGCAAGATAAATTTGATCAAACAAACAGCAAACACAAGGTAGAGAACCAAGCTCCAAATGGTGCTAGGGAGACAAGATCTCAGAAGCCATCATCACTGCAGCCTTTCACCcaggaaaaaaggaataattattatagttcAACAAATTCGGATTTTTGGAAAGACTGGGAGGATTCAGTTGTTATCCATGGCTCCATTGATGAAGAATATTTGGAAGACATTGTTTTAGTTGATGACAATGACAACTTAGATGATGTAATGGTGCAACAGTATGTGCATTCTCTTCCGGAAGAACAGATGGGTGCTGCCAAGTCGCAGACACCTCAGACTTCCAAGGTGACCCCAAGTCTCATTCAAGGATTAGGAAACCTCAAGTCGACAGTTAATGCAGATGCTTACCAGCACCCTCCAGGCACTGCACCAAACCCTCCAAAAGGTCCAGATCGGTGGGGTGGTAATGAAATCAAAAATATTAACGAGGCAACGGGGTGGGGTGATCTTGCGGAGGACAATGGAAATTGGTATGATGATGGTACCTCAGCTCTTTGGGGTGATCCAACACTACCCTATAGGGCAAGCGGTGGCTGGAGTTGGAATAGCTGA